One genomic region from Phragmites australis chromosome 1, lpPhrAust1.1, whole genome shotgun sequence encodes:
- the LOC133886724 gene encoding uncharacterized protein LOC133886724 yields MDGGGYSPRFQRQASCSCAPSISRRGFVRAGFDLDGDEYDDNYIFHSAGAAGYDKADGPYSSASAYDSKARPSARTRLRGLWRRIMREKRRILLCTTGCVPAALPPHREPYDEYSYAQNFDDGEAWVEPENLSRSFSARFAVPSRVLQRVAV; encoded by the coding sequence ATGGACGGCGGCGGCTACAGCCCGCGCTTCCAGCGCCAGGCCTCGTGCTCCTGCGCACCCTCCATCTCCCGCCGGGGCTTCGTCCGCGCCGGCTTCGACCTTGACGGCGATGAGTACGACGACAACTACATCTTCcactccgccggcgccgccgggtACGACAAGGCCGACGGCCCTtactcctccgcctccgcgtaCGACTCCAAGGCGCGCCCGTCCGCGCGCACGAGGCTGAGGGGTCTGTGGCGGCGCATCATGCGGGAGAAGAGGCGGATCCTGCTCTGCACCACCGGCTGCGTGCCGGCGGCGCTGCCGCCGCATCGGGAGCCGTACGACGAGTACAGCTACGCGCAGAACTTCGACGATGGCGAGGCGTGGGTGGAGCCGGAGAACCTCTCGCGCTCCTTCTCCGCGCGCTTCGCCGTCCCCTCCAGGGTGCTGCAGAGGGTCGCCGTGTAA
- the LOC133905958 gene encoding TSL-kinase interacting protein 1-like isoform X3 encodes MKAHQQHCNATDTGTKTKFGCNKMQSLKPSTHINKSSGNVAVKCRRGAGFSPGQSYTESEVALKTGSLMVAPSSDSKKYFARPPNHYGKIKLQLFPIDESIQKILQQEKHNPYLELTLGPRKKISSVVQHLNTKWGSSQCAKGELMLFPYDARLDSIEKWTLKDSCTAGDVHVAVGSPSVFRLRYGWFGANLKQQSSGSSLASVHSADKTIGNKPSDLVFSEQKHMMGSGEFPSNFVLPSIVDNTNTVQAVDNQSKVAPLSWIDCISNISFGALLSEAAPSQDSKQLPSQNNLNLQHIPATCDSFDAAIASLIARQQASNQPRVSNPSLWDAEETCHAFPFQNQTSKRASSSVPGNSGATITSSVLGAIPETGTDDGRCSTKGGKQELNIQTPVLTNDHNAKPDISMHEFSGNPELGVSRSRLLSGTNSLELSGLLTSSLDAFQNFSVS; translated from the exons ATGAAAGCTCATCAGCAGCATTGTAATGCAACTGACACAGGAACAAAGACCAAATTTGGTTGCAATAAGATGCAAAGCCTGAAACCTAGCACACATATCAACAAATCGTCAG GCAATGTTGCTGTGAAATGTAGAAGGGGAGCTGGTTTCTCACCTGGCCAATCATATACTGAAAGTGAGGTAGCATTAAAGACTGGCAGTCTTATGGTAGCACCATCCAGCGATTCTAAGAAGTATTTTGCTCGGCCACCAAATCACTATGGAAAGATCAAGCTTCAACTTTTCCCAATAGATGAGTCCATTCAAAAGATTTTGCAGCAA GAGAAACACAACCCTTACCTGGAATTGACTCTGGGTCCTCGAAAGAAGATATCCTCAGTTGTGCAGCATCTGAACACAAAGTGGGGCAGTTCTCAGTGTGCAAAAGGGGAGCTCATGCTCTTCCCCTATGATGCTAGACTGGATAGCATAGAAAAGTGGACTCTTAAGGATTCTTGCACGGCCGGTGATGTGCATGTTGCAGTTGGCAGCCCTTCGGTATTTCGTTTAAG gtatggttggtttggggCCAATTTGAAGCAACAAAGCAGTGGATCATCTTTGGCATCAGTGCACTCTGCAGACAAGACTATTGGCAACAAGCCTTCAGATCTTGTTTTCAGTGAACAGAAACATATGATGGGTTCCGGTGAATTCCCAAGTAACTTTGTGTTACCATCCATTGTGGATAACACAAATACAGTGCAGGCAGTG GATAATCAAAGCAAAGTGGCACCACTTTCATGGATTGACTGCATATCTAATATAAGTTTTGGTGCACTGTTATCTGAAGCTGCACCTTCTCAAGACAGCAAACAATTGCCTTCACAAAATAACTTGAATCTCCAGCACATCCCTGCTACATGTGATTCATTTGATGCTGCTATTGCTTCTCTGATTGCTCGCCAGCAAGCAAGTAACCAACCGAGGGTGTCGAATCCATCCCTTTGGGACGCCGAAGAAACTTGTCATGCATTTCCGTTCCAGAATCAAACTTCAAAAAGGGCATCAAGTTCAGTTCCCGGCAACAGTGGTGCTACTATTACCTCGTCTGTCCTGGGTGCAATTCCAGAAACTGGCACAGATGATGGTCGA TGCTCTACTAAAGGTGGGAAACAGGAACTGAACATTCAGACACCAGTATTGACCAATGATCATAATGCAAAACCAGATATCTCAATG CATGAGTTCTCTGGCAACCCAGAGCTTGGAGTATCTCGTTCTAGACTTTTGAGTGGAACCAACAGTTTAGAGCTAAGCGGTTTACTCACAAGCAGCTTGGATGCATTCCAGAACTTCTCTGTTTCCTGA
- the LOC133905958 gene encoding TSL-kinase interacting protein 1-like isoform X1, with the protein MKAHQQHCNATDTGTKTKFGCNKMQSLKPSTHINKSSGNVAVKCRRGAGFSPGQSYTESEVALKTGSLMVAPSSDSKKYFARPPNHYGKIKLQLFPIDESIQKILQQEKHNPYLELTLGPRKKISSVVQHLNTKWGSSQCAKGELMLFPYDARLDSIEKWTLKDSCTAGDVHVAVGSPSVFRLRYGWFGANLKQQSSGSSLASVHSADKTIGNKPSDLVFSEQKHMMGSGEFPSNFVLPSIVDNTNTVQAVDNQSKVAPLSWIDCISNISFGALLSEAAPSQDSKQLPSQNNLNLQHIPATCDSFDAAIASLIARQQASNQPRVSNPSLWDAEETCHAFPFQNQTSKRASSSVPGNSGATITSSVLGAIPETGTDDAVLY; encoded by the exons ATGAAAGCTCATCAGCAGCATTGTAATGCAACTGACACAGGAACAAAGACCAAATTTGGTTGCAATAAGATGCAAAGCCTGAAACCTAGCACACATATCAACAAATCGTCAG GCAATGTTGCTGTGAAATGTAGAAGGGGAGCTGGTTTCTCACCTGGCCAATCATATACTGAAAGTGAGGTAGCATTAAAGACTGGCAGTCTTATGGTAGCACCATCCAGCGATTCTAAGAAGTATTTTGCTCGGCCACCAAATCACTATGGAAAGATCAAGCTTCAACTTTTCCCAATAGATGAGTCCATTCAAAAGATTTTGCAGCAA GAGAAACACAACCCTTACCTGGAATTGACTCTGGGTCCTCGAAAGAAGATATCCTCAGTTGTGCAGCATCTGAACACAAAGTGGGGCAGTTCTCAGTGTGCAAAAGGGGAGCTCATGCTCTTCCCCTATGATGCTAGACTGGATAGCATAGAAAAGTGGACTCTTAAGGATTCTTGCACGGCCGGTGATGTGCATGTTGCAGTTGGCAGCCCTTCGGTATTTCGTTTAAG gtatggttggtttggggCCAATTTGAAGCAACAAAGCAGTGGATCATCTTTGGCATCAGTGCACTCTGCAGACAAGACTATTGGCAACAAGCCTTCAGATCTTGTTTTCAGTGAACAGAAACATATGATGGGTTCCGGTGAATTCCCAAGTAACTTTGTGTTACCATCCATTGTGGATAACACAAATACAGTGCAGGCAGTG GATAATCAAAGCAAAGTGGCACCACTTTCATGGATTGACTGCATATCTAATATAAGTTTTGGTGCACTGTTATCTGAAGCTGCACCTTCTCAAGACAGCAAACAATTGCCTTCACAAAATAACTTGAATCTCCAGCACATCCCTGCTACATGTGATTCATTTGATGCTGCTATTGCTTCTCTGATTGCTCGCCAGCAAGCAAGTAACCAACCGAGGGTGTCGAATCCATCCCTTTGGGACGCCGAAGAAACTTGTCATGCATTTCCGTTCCAGAATCAAACTTCAAAAAGGGCATCAAGTTCAGTTCCCGGCAACAGTGGTGCTACTATTACCTCGTCTGTCCTGGGTGCAATTCCAGAAACTGGCACAGATGATG CAGTGCTCTACTAA
- the LOC133905958 gene encoding TSL-kinase interacting protein 1-like isoform X2 codes for MKAHQQHCNATDTGTKTKFGCNKMQSLKPSTHINKSSGNVAVKCRRGAGFSPGQSYTESEVALKTGSLMVAPSSDSKKYFARPPNHYGKIKLQLFPIDESIQKILQQEKHNPYLELTLGPRKKISSVVQHLNTKWGSSQCAKGELMLFPYDARLDSIEKWTLKDSCTAGDVHVAVGSPSVFRLRYGWFGANLKQQSSGSSLASVHSADKTIGNKPSDLVFSEQKHMMGSGEFPSNFVLPSIVDNTNTVQAVDNQSKVAPLSWIDCISNISFGALLSEAAPSQDSKQLPSQNNLNLQHIPATCDSFDAAIASLIARQQASNQPRVSNPSLWDAEETCHAFPFQNQTSKRASSSVPGNSGATITSSVLGAIPETGTDDVLY; via the exons ATGAAAGCTCATCAGCAGCATTGTAATGCAACTGACACAGGAACAAAGACCAAATTTGGTTGCAATAAGATGCAAAGCCTGAAACCTAGCACACATATCAACAAATCGTCAG GCAATGTTGCTGTGAAATGTAGAAGGGGAGCTGGTTTCTCACCTGGCCAATCATATACTGAAAGTGAGGTAGCATTAAAGACTGGCAGTCTTATGGTAGCACCATCCAGCGATTCTAAGAAGTATTTTGCTCGGCCACCAAATCACTATGGAAAGATCAAGCTTCAACTTTTCCCAATAGATGAGTCCATTCAAAAGATTTTGCAGCAA GAGAAACACAACCCTTACCTGGAATTGACTCTGGGTCCTCGAAAGAAGATATCCTCAGTTGTGCAGCATCTGAACACAAAGTGGGGCAGTTCTCAGTGTGCAAAAGGGGAGCTCATGCTCTTCCCCTATGATGCTAGACTGGATAGCATAGAAAAGTGGACTCTTAAGGATTCTTGCACGGCCGGTGATGTGCATGTTGCAGTTGGCAGCCCTTCGGTATTTCGTTTAAG gtatggttggtttggggCCAATTTGAAGCAACAAAGCAGTGGATCATCTTTGGCATCAGTGCACTCTGCAGACAAGACTATTGGCAACAAGCCTTCAGATCTTGTTTTCAGTGAACAGAAACATATGATGGGTTCCGGTGAATTCCCAAGTAACTTTGTGTTACCATCCATTGTGGATAACACAAATACAGTGCAGGCAGTG GATAATCAAAGCAAAGTGGCACCACTTTCATGGATTGACTGCATATCTAATATAAGTTTTGGTGCACTGTTATCTGAAGCTGCACCTTCTCAAGACAGCAAACAATTGCCTTCACAAAATAACTTGAATCTCCAGCACATCCCTGCTACATGTGATTCATTTGATGCTGCTATTGCTTCTCTGATTGCTCGCCAGCAAGCAAGTAACCAACCGAGGGTGTCGAATCCATCCCTTTGGGACGCCGAAGAAACTTGTCATGCATTTCCGTTCCAGAATCAAACTTCAAAAAGGGCATCAAGTTCAGTTCCCGGCAACAGTGGTGCTACTATTACCTCGTCTGTCCTGGGTGCAATTCCAGAAACTGGCACAGATGATG TGCTCTACTAA
- the LOC133908311 gene encoding uncharacterized protein LOC133908311, with the protein MAARAGKKRRPEDEAEEMHLAFRGAANALSQVYTQAVAHQKASFLAGERRTMENVHRWLSSQHEQASEVSVADALAYLQNEIAHRTEDTPVPLQHPSLHPPYNFPSANVQSNPFSFGNVAAALNSRMGETDQRNASISNALPNPLRTNFQSNNLIQSSGYSPINSLPDGNGARNNYSPQSQGCMHYNSYEPSMDMHHDGP; encoded by the exons ATGGCGGCGCGCGCGGGGAAGAAGCGGAGGCCGGAGGACGAGGCGGAGGAGATGCACCTGGCGTTCCGGGGTGCCGCGAACGCGCTGTCGCAGGTGTACACGCAGGCTGTGGCGCACCAGAAGGCATCCTTCCTCGCtggcgagcgccggaccatG GAGAATGTACATCGATGGTTGTCCAGTCAGCATGAACAAGCTTCAGAGGTGTCTGTTGCGGATGCGCTTGCATACTTGCAG AATGAGATTGCACACCGAACAGAGGACACACCAGTACCTCTGCAGCATCCAAGTCTGCACCCACCATATAATTTTCCTTCTGCAAATGTACAAAGCAACCCCTTCTCATTTGGGAATGTAGCTGCTGCACTTAACTCCCGGATGGGAGAAACTGACCAAAGAAATGCAAGCATCTCAAATGCTCTCCCCAACCCTTTAAGGACAAATTTCCAGTCGAATAATTTGATTCAGTCTTCAGGATATAGTCCCATCAACTCATTGCCCGATGGAAACGGTGCTCGGAACAACTATTCTCCCCAAAGTCAAGGCTGCATGCATTACAATTCGTATGAGCCCTCCATGGATATGCATCATGATGGCCCTTGA